The window CGAAGATCGAGCTGCTGTCGGACGAGATGCTGAGTTCGAGCGAGGAATTCATCACCACCATTCCGTCGAGCCAGGAGGATTTCGCCTTCTTCCAGTCGCAGCGCGGCACGGCGGCCCCCGCCCCCGCCCCCGCTGACGACACCGACATCGACCTGCAACCGACCGACGAGCCGACGGATGCCGCCCCCGCGCCTGCGGCGGGCGACGAGCACAATGCGGGCTGGGACGATCTCGGCGGCGCGCCTGATGCCGCCCTGCCCGGCTTCGAAAAGACGGCCATCGAGAACAACACGACCGTCGCCACGACGACGCCCGAATCCGACCGCTTCGAAAGCACCCGCGACAGGTTCGTGCGCGTGCTGGCGGCCCGCTCGCTGGAAAGCGTGGCGCTGGAGGCGGGTTTCGGCAGGGACGATGCCCGCCTTGCCGACGCCGCGCTCAAGTCGGTTTTTGGCCGTGAGGGCCTGGAAGCGGGATTTGTCGTGGCGATGCGCGGCTTCCGCATGCGGCGCGGCGGACCGGAAGCGCTGATGCAGCTTTCCGTCTATGCGCGCGACACCTTCATCGGCACGCTGGTGCGCGGCGACGACGGGCAATATGCGTCGGGCGCCGATCCCTGGGTCTCGAAGGACCTGTTCAACTATTCCGGCATGCCGGACCGGGGCGGCGAGAAACGGCAGTACCGCCTGCTCGACGCCATCTATTCGACCGCCGCGCGCAACAACGTGCCGAGCGGGGTGATCGGCGAGGCGATCATGTACCTGTCGCGCGGCAACGACCTCAACCTGTTCGCCGCCGAGGGCGACCGGCTGGTCATGGCCTATTCGCAGGAGGCGCGCAGCCGGTCGGCGGGCGGGCGCGTGCTCTACGTGGCGATACGCGGCCCCGACCGCAACATAGAGTGCTACGTCTTTGCGCAGCCGAACGGCGATTTCGTATGCGTGAGCGGCGACGACAGGGTCCAGTCCGCAGCGGTGGCGAGCGGCATGACGGTGCCCGTGGACGGCGTGCTCACCTCGACCTTCGGGCCGCGCAAGCATCCGATCCTCAATGTCGTGCGCCTGCACAAGGGCGTGGACTGGAAGGCTCCAGTCGGCTCCCCTGTCGTCGCGGCCTATGATGGCGAGATCGTTTTCGAGGGCGATGGCGGCGGCTACGGCAATCTGGTCAGGATCGCGCATGAGGGCGGGCGCGAGACGCGCTATGCGCATATGCAGCGCTTCGCGATCGAGAACGCGGTGGGCACCCGCGTCAAGGCCGGAACAGTGATCGGCTATGTCGGCACCACCGGCCTTTCGACCGGGCCGCACCTGCATTTCGAGATGTATCAGGGCGGGCAGGCCGTCGATCCGCTCGGCACGGTCACGGTTGCCGTCGCCGCCGTCTCCGAGCCTCTCGTCGCCACCACCACCGCCGCCGAGGACGAGGCGGTGGAAATCCTCACCAACAAGATCATCCATGTCGAGAGCGGCGGCAGCGCGCGCGCCAAGAACCCGCTGTCATCCGCGACCGGCCTCGGCCAGTTCATCTCGAAAACATGGATCAGGATGATGAACACCTACCGCCCCGACCTTGCGCGCACCATGACCACGGCGGAGCTGCTGGAACTGCGCTTCGACCCGACGCTGTCGCGCGAGATGGTCCGCAACCTCGCCCGCGAAGGCGAGGCCTACCTGAAGCAGCGCGGCCACGGCATCACGGCGGGGCGGCTCTATCTGTGCCATTTCCTCGGCATGGAAGGCGCGCACCTCGTGCTCTCAGCCGCACGCACGGAGGCGCTGGTCAACGTCGTCGGCGCGGGCGTGATCCAGGCGAACCCGTTCCTCGCGGGCAAGGAGGCAGGCTATGTGGTTGACTGGGCGGAGCGCAAGATGCGCGGCGCGCGCGGCCTTGCCTCGGCCCCCTCGTCACAGGCGCCATCGGCCCCGGTCGCCGCCATGGTCGAGGTCAGGCAGGACTCGCCCGAGTTCCAGAGCTACAAGCAGGCCATGAGCGCGATCATCGCAATGGCCCAGCCGATCGGCCAGCCGTGAGGGCAGCGCCTTCCGCATTCGCGAACAGCCAGGATTCGATGTCGTCGAGCACCGCCTCGCGCGGCTTTGACGCATCCGCTTCCAGCGCGCGTTCGTCCGCGCCCGGCGCATCGAGCGCAAGGAACTGGCTCTCGACGAGGCTCGGCGGCATGAAGTGGTCGCGGCGCTCGGCAACGCGGCGCTCGGCGGTGGCGCGGTCCACGCTGAGATAGACGAACAGCATGTCCGGGCGGAAGCTCCGCAGCCGGTCGCGATAGGCGCGCTTCAGCGCCGAGCAGGCCGTGACGCTCACCCGCCCGCCTGCGCCAAGCTCGGCGATCCTGCCGCCGATGCGGTCGAGCCAGCCTTCCCGGTTCTGGTCGGTCAGCGGCGTGCCGCTCGCCATCAGGGCGATGTTGCCCGGCGTGTGGAACTCGTCGCCCTCGACGAAGGCCGCGCCGAGCCGTTCGGCGAGCGCCCTGCCGATCAGGCTCTTGCCCGACCCGGCGACGCCCATCACCACCACGGCAAGCGGATGCGGTTCCTCGGCCATCGGTTCAGCGATCCGCCGGGGTGCGCCCGTAGAGCAGCAGCATCAGCACGATCACCAGACCGTAGATGATCTGGCGACCGGCCTCCGGCATCTGCATCACTGACAGGATGGATTGCAGGAGCGTGATGAGTATTGCGCCCGCGACGGTGCCGAGATAGGAGCCGCGCCCGCCGAGAATGGAGGTGCCGCCCAGCACCACGGCGGCGATGGCTGGCAGCAAATAGGCGTCGCCCATCGACTGCGCCGCCTTCGAGGCATAGCCCGCGAGCAGCACGCCGCCGAAGGCCGAGAGCGCCCCGGCGATGGCGAAGGCGGCCATCACCACGCGCCGCGTGTTGACGCCCGACAGGTAGGCCGCGCGCTCCCGGTTGCCGATGCCGTAGACGACGCGCCCGAAGCCGGTGCGGGTGAGCACGAACACCATCGCCGCACCAAGTGCAGCCCAGATGATGACGGCATTCGGAATGCCCGGTATGAACGAGCCGGTTGCAATATAGCGCATGGCCCGGGTGGCCGAATCCTGTGGCGAGAAGCCGCCCGTATAGACGACCATGACGCCTTGCGCGACTGCGTTCGTGGCAAGCGTGACGATCATCGAGGGAATGCGCAGATAGGCCACACCGACGCCGTTGACGAGGCCGATCAGCACGCCGCACAATATGCCGAAGGGGATCGCCAGCGCCTCGCCCGCCGGGCCGTAGGCGGCGGCCGCGCAGGCCATCATCGCTCCCGCCGTCACCGTCCACGGCACCGAAAGGTCGATCTGGCCGAGCAGGATGACCAGCATGGTTCCGGTCGCAATGACGCCGAGGAAGGAGGCCACCTTCAATTGCTGCAAGAGGTATTCCGCCGACAGGAAACTCGGGGAATAGAGGCTGCCGACGACCAGCAAAAGCAGGATGCAGCCGAAGGCCGTCAGCACGGCGGGGTCGAGGCGGCGGATGAAGGCCGGCAGGCGTTGCTTCAGGGGTGCGCTCGTCACCTGTGTCACAGGAACCACTCCAGCCTGTTGCGCACCCTGAGAAGGGCAAGCGCCCCGATGCTGACCGCCGCGAGCAGGATCAATCCCTGGAACAACGGCTGCCAGAGCGGATCGAGGTCGAACACGAACAGCAGGTCGCCGATGGTGCGGAACGCCAGCGCGCCGAAAATGGCGCCGATGGCGCTGCCCTTGCCGCCGAACAGCGAGACGCCGCCGAGCACCACCGCCGCGATGGAAAACAGCGTGTAGGCGTTGCCGCTCGCATAGGCCGCTTCGCCCGTATAGGTGAAGAAGGTGAGGAACAGGCCGCCGATGGCCGCGACCAGCCCGGCCAGCGTGTAGGCCAGGAACTTGCCGCGCCGGATCGGCATGCCCGACATGTAGGCCGCCGCCTCCGACGAACCCGCCGCATAGGCGGCGCGGCCATAGACGGAGCGGCTGAACGGCACCCAGACCAGAAGCACCGTTGCGGCAAGCACGATCAGGCTGGCGGGCACCACGCCGAACACGCGGCCCGTCAGCGCATCGGCGAGGTCCTCGTTGACGGAGCCGCCCGGAAAGGGCCGGAGCAGCAGCGCAAGGCCGAAAAAAATCGCCCCCGTGGCGATGGTCGCGACGATCGGCTGGAGCCGTCCGTAGATGACGATGGCCCCGTTGAGGGCGCCGCAGGCCGCGCCCGCCGCCAGCACCACCACCACGCCGAAGGCGGTTTCGAGCGGCGTGCCGAGCACCAGCCACGAGGCGATGCAGTTGGTGAGCAGGAAGATCATGCCGACGGACAGGTCGATGCCCGCCGTGATGACGACCAGCGTCTGCGCCATGGCCACGAAGGCCAGCAGCACGCCCTTGTTGGCTGCCGTCTGCGCGACGCTCGCCGACAGGCCCGCCGGATGGTTCGACGTGTAGATCGCGAACATGACGAGGAAGATCGCCAGCGCCGCCAATGTGCCGCGCTCTTCGGCCAGCCGGTAGTTCCAGTCCTTCATCAGGCGGCCTCCCCGCGTTGCGGCTCGCCGGAGCCGACATTGAGCGCAGCCGCGATCAGCGCATGTTCGGTGATCTCGTCGCCGCCGAGTTCGCGCTTGACGCCGCCGTCATAGAGCACAAGCACCCGGTCGCAGCAGCCGATGAGTTCGGCATAGTCGGTCGAATAAAACAGGATCGCCGCGCCTTCGTTCGCGAGGCGGCGCAGCAACTGGTAGACCTCCTGCTTGGTGCCGACATCGATGCCCCGTGTCGGGTCGTTGAGCAGGATGATGCGCGGGTCGCGCATCAGCCATTTGGCGATGACGACCTTCTGCTGGTTGCCGCCCGACAGCGAGGCGACCGGTGCGTCGAGGCTGCCGGTCTTGATCGAGAGCAGCTTCACCATGCGCTCGATCAGGTCGCGCTCCCGCGCCGTGTCGATCACGCCCGCTCTGCCGCAAAGCCGGTCGAGCGAGGCGAAGGACAGGTTTTCGCGCACCGTCATGGGCAGCAGCAGCCCTTCCGTCTTGCGGTCCTCGGGTATGAGCGCCATGCCGATGCCCTGCCTGCGCGCCTCGGCGGGGCTGCGGATGTCGACGGGTTTTCCATCGGCCAGCACCTCGCCCGTCAACCCGTGCAGCACGCCGAACAGGGCCAGCAGGAGTTCGCGCTGCCCTTGCCCGTCCAGCCCGCCCAGGCCGACGATTTCCCCCGGTCGCAGCGCGAAGGAAATGTCATGCAGACGGTCGGTCCAGCCGAGATTGCGGATTTCCAGCACCGGCGGCCTGTCCGGCACACGCTCCGGCTTCGGCGGATAGACATTGCTGTATTCACGCCCGATCATCATTTCGATGACCTCGTGGTCGCTCCTTGTGCCCGCCACGTAGCTGGCCACCTTGCGCCCGTTGCGGAACACCGTGCATTCGTCGGCAAGCTCGGCGATCTCGTTCATGCGGTGCGAAATGTAGAGCAGCGCCAACCCTTCCGAGCGCAGCCGCTTCAGTACCTCGAACACCTTGGACACGTCGGAGGCGGTCAGCGCGGACGTCGCCTCGTCGAGCACCAGAATGCGCGGCCTGCGAGCCAGCGCCTTGGCGATCTCCACCATCTGCCGCCGCGACAGCGGCAGATCCTTCACCAGCGCCAGCGGATGGATGTCGGGAGCGCCAGCGCGCGCCAGCGCCTCCTCGGCCAGCCGCCGCTGCGCTTTGCGGTCGATCATGCCGAAGCGGGTCGGCGGGTTCGAGATCACGATGTTGTCGGCGACGCTGAGGTCGGGAATGAGCGACAGTTCCTGGAACACGCAGACAATGCCCGCATCGTTGGCCGCCGCCGGGCCGGAAAAGCTGACCTGCCTTCCGTCCAGCAACATGCGGCCTTCGTCGGGCGCAACGACGCCCGACATGATCTTGATGAGCGTCGATTTGCCCGCGCCGTTTTCGCCGAGCAAGGCGTGGATGGTGCCGGCGCGGACGGAAAGCTCCGCATCGGCCAGCGCCCGGACCCCGCCGTAGCGTTTCGATATCCCCGCCATCTGAAAGAGCGGCGTCGCGCTTTCCATGCCTCTCTCCAGGATTTCAGGTCGAAGTCGGAAGGCACCGCAAGACGCGATGCCTTCCCTGAAGGACTACTGGTTTTCCTTGGTCTGCCCCATGATTTCCTGCGCGGAGAAATTGATGCCGCATGAGGGGAACGAGTTGCCGACGAAGAAATTGTCGGATTCGCTCGGGAAATAATCCTGGCCTTCCTTGAAGTCCGGGTCGGAGACGATGGCCAGCGGAAGCTTGACCTCCTGCGGCACGACCTGTCCCTCAAGCGCGGCGATCGCCGTCTTGACGGCCACCGCGACCTGCGCCGGGCCGGACCCCGCCGACGTGCATTTCAGGCCCTCGCCCGCATATTTCGCGCAGAACTTGCGAAAGCCGTTTTCCGTCTCGCCGCCGAACGGCACGAAGG is drawn from Rhizobiaceae bacterium and contains these coding sequences:
- a CDS encoding ABC transporter permease — translated: MKDWNYRLAEERGTLAALAIFLVMFAIYTSNHPAGLSASVAQTAANKGVLLAFVAMAQTLVVITAGIDLSVGMIFLLTNCIASWLVLGTPLETAFGVVVVLAAGAACGALNGAIVIYGRLQPIVATIATGAIFFGLALLLRPFPGGSVNEDLADALTGRVFGVVPASLIVLAATVLLVWVPFSRSVYGRAAYAAGSSEAAAYMSGMPIRRGKFLAYTLAGLVAAIGGLFLTFFTYTGEAAYASGNAYTLFSIAAVVLGGVSLFGGKGSAIGAIFGALAFRTIGDLLFVFDLDPLWQPLFQGLILLAAVSIGALALLRVRNRLEWFL
- a CDS encoding M23 family metallopeptidase — protein: MTHQLDASFRQRKQSFAAWRRRARMRRFYAALGVALSLMLATAAYFAWDYWMNRDLDEEIAMTDDMVDLPDDAAVYVPAIVDLAGDPIWITLSQDASGSPRTVLVDRPEQLSGSGVSPKIELLSDEMLSSSEEFITTIPSSQEDFAFFQSQRGTAAPAPAPADDTDIDLQPTDEPTDAAPAPAAGDEHNAGWDDLGGAPDAALPGFEKTAIENNTTVATTTPESDRFESTRDRFVRVLAARSLESVALEAGFGRDDARLADAALKSVFGREGLEAGFVVAMRGFRMRRGGPEALMQLSVYARDTFIGTLVRGDDGQYASGADPWVSKDLFNYSGMPDRGGEKRQYRLLDAIYSTAARNNVPSGVIGEAIMYLSRGNDLNLFAAEGDRLVMAYSQEARSRSAGGRVLYVAIRGPDRNIECYVFAQPNGDFVCVSGDDRVQSAAVASGMTVPVDGVLTSTFGPRKHPILNVVRLHKGVDWKAPVGSPVVAAYDGEIVFEGDGGGYGNLVRIAHEGGRETRYAHMQRFAIENAVGTRVKAGTVIGYVGTTGLSTGPHLHFEMYQGGQAVDPLGTVTVAVAAVSEPLVATTTAAEDEAVEILTNKIIHVESGGSARAKNPLSSATGLGQFISKTWIRMMNTYRPDLARTMTTAELLELRFDPTLSREMVRNLAREGEAYLKQRGHGITAGRLYLCHFLGMEGAHLVLSAARTEALVNVVGAGVIQANPFLAGKEAGYVVDWAERKMRGARGLASAPSSQAPSAPVAAMVEVRQDSPEFQSYKQAMSAIIAMAQPIGQP
- a CDS encoding gluconokinase; translated protein: MAEEPHPLAVVVMGVAGSGKSLIGRALAERLGAAFVEGDEFHTPGNIALMASGTPLTDQNREGWLDRIGGRIAELGAGGRVSVTACSALKRAYRDRLRSFRPDMLFVYLSVDRATAERRVAERRDHFMPPSLVESQFLALDAPGADERALEADASKPREAVLDDIESWLFANAEGAALTAGRSAGPLR
- a CDS encoding ABC transporter permease — translated: MTQVTSAPLKQRLPAFIRRLDPAVLTAFGCILLLLVVGSLYSPSFLSAEYLLQQLKVASFLGVIATGTMLVILLGQIDLSVPWTVTAGAMMACAAAAYGPAGEALAIPFGILCGVLIGLVNGVGVAYLRIPSMIVTLATNAVAQGVMVVYTGGFSPQDSATRAMRYIATGSFIPGIPNAVIIWAALGAAMVFVLTRTGFGRVVYGIGNRERAAYLSGVNTRRVVMAAFAIAGALSAFGGVLLAGYASKAAQSMGDAYLLPAIAAVVLGGTSILGGRGSYLGTVAGAILITLLQSILSVMQMPEAGRQIIYGLVIVLMLLLYGRTPADR
- a CDS encoding sugar ABC transporter ATP-binding protein: MESATPLFQMAGISKRYGGVRALADAELSVRAGTIHALLGENGAGKSTLIKIMSGVVAPDEGRMLLDGRQVSFSGPAAANDAGIVCVFQELSLIPDLSVADNIVISNPPTRFGMIDRKAQRRLAEEALARAGAPDIHPLALVKDLPLSRRQMVEIAKALARRPRILVLDEATSALTASDVSKVFEVLKRLRSEGLALLYISHRMNEIAELADECTVFRNGRKVASYVAGTRSDHEVIEMMIGREYSNVYPPKPERVPDRPPVLEIRNLGWTDRLHDISFALRPGEIVGLGGLDGQGQRELLLALFGVLHGLTGEVLADGKPVDIRSPAEARRQGIGMALIPEDRKTEGLLLPMTVRENLSFASLDRLCGRAGVIDTARERDLIERMVKLLSIKTGSLDAPVASLSGGNQQKVVIAKWLMRDPRIILLNDPTRGIDVGTKQEVYQLLRRLANEGAAILFYSTDYAELIGCCDRVLVLYDGGVKRELGGDEITEHALIAAALNVGSGEPQRGEAA